A window from Malassezia japonica chromosome 1, complete sequence encodes these proteins:
- a CDS encoding uncharacterized protein (EggNog:ENOG503P7WW) has protein sequence MSQHRALSARQESRLVVYLDNAMLQIQRGYQKRNEASAQLPTLAAFLQQWVPLVEIISTTPLLGATAALRDTYLLRLTTELTEGVVGYSTKSDSEHTAKAQLLHVLYWADLLDQLWAARLQRVPQRLSDAQKSAKTRFPTLDMESESMRIDAESVRPPPIVHGAVDEQIPPYAQTDRVRLRDVLSQAEQQLFGWMRNELGVPQPPEQEEWGGELNEPGEAPEWGEDGAESVPEESDEIKEDTAENTEGEDTPEAATAADREHEHYADVFSKKLDPDEEEDEENEDDPPRKRARHAEPPSVSQEDLAYWDMQFARSFGRSLQDLRIESS, from the exons ATGTcgcagcaccgcgcgctcAGTGCGCGGCAAGAGTCACGGCTCGTCGTATACCTTGACAATGCCATGCTGCAGATCCAGCGGGGGTACCAGAAACGCAACGAAGCATCTGCACAGCTCCCAACGCTCGCCGCATTTTTGCAGCAGTGGGTACCGCTTGTGGAAATCATCAGCACCACGCCCCTCTTGGGCGccaccgcggcgctgcgtgataCCTACCTCTTGCGTCTCACCACCGAGCTGACCGAGGGCGTCGTGGGGTACTCGACCAAGAGCGACTCGGAGCacacggccaaggcgcagctgctccaCGTCTTGTACTGGGCCGATctcctcgaccagctctGGGCCGCACGGCtccagcgcgtgccgcaACGGCTCAGCGATGCACAAAAGAGTGCCAAGACACGCTTCCCGACGCTCGACATGGAGTCCGAGTCGATGCGCATCGACGCAGAGTCTGTGCGGCCGCCACCCATCGTGCACGGtgcggtcgacgagcagatTCCACCGTACGCACAGACCGACCgcgtgcgcttgcgcgATGTGCTGtcgcaggccgagcagcagctctTTGGGTGGATGCGcaacgagctcggcgtgccgcagcCGCCCGAGCAGGAAGAGTGGGGAGGCGAGCTGAACGAgccgggcgaggcgcccgagtGGGGGGAAGACGGCGCGGAGAGCGTACCGGAAGAGTCAGACGAGATAAAAGAAGACACCGCCGAGAATaccgagggcgaggacaCGCCGGAAGCCGCTaccgccgccgatcgcgagcacgagcacTATGCGGATGTGTTTAGCAAAAAG CTTGaccccgacgaggaggaggacgaagaGAACGAGGACGATCCACCccgcaagcgcgcgcggcacgctgaGCCCCCGAGCGTCTCGCAAGAGGACCTGGCGTACTGGGACATGCAGTTTGCACGCTCCTTTGGCCGCTCGCTGCAGGATTTGCGCATCGAAAGTAGCTAA
- the IPI3 gene encoding Pre-rRNA-processing protein ipi3 (EggNog:ENOG503NZGX; COG:S), translated as MAQRYRELAALFPGEVLVTSSASSTQRGALYVLDAAAASQTPLLHWKGAAHVAQHGFDATPSATHAKNDAGHSGWAVAVEADKAVLNVYHWQKDQPAQRIVLPQKMTCIALARRSALVAAGTDDGRLYVWDMRSGALVCSFEAHYRALRCLRFFDDDAALVSASDDGRACVWSTPGLARCTDLAGGRANVPTAYATLTDHTLPITDVHVAGRFPESAVVWTASADASVKLWDLRTRRLKSTFTLPGPVAALAIDPLERFFFASLHGTAKAYRVELYTNDPGAWHARGGRGAEGASDTISAEHAHVLLAEPITAMALTQAASHIALGTQNGQVHIVDVTTLQVVRVLHASASLAAAPNTPVTNILSMPRPPDLVGAAQLRAKKSRDETSPYVASLPARPVAQQFARTLGAPMDAPSVLVRIGDGAGTAARDVHTYLGAEAPAEAPHAAASAAPRPAADPAHAARVQQLEDELRRAKALNDEMWQHLVQANVAAHR; from the coding sequence ATGGCCCAACGGTATAGagagctcgcggcgctgttcccgggcgaggtgctcgtgACGTcctccgcgtcgagcacgcagCGGGGCGCGCTGTACgtgctcgatgcggcggccgcatcCCAGACGCCGCTCCTGCACTGGaagggcgcggcgcacgtcgcacAGCACGGATTCGACGCGACCCCTTCTGCGACGCACGCAAAAAACGACGCAGGGCACAGCGGGTGGGCAGTCGCGGTCGAGGCAGACAAGGCCGTGCTCAACGTGTACCACTGGCAAAAAGATCAACCGGcccagcgcatcgtcctcCCACAGAAAATGACGTGCATCGCACTAGCTCGCCGCAGTGCACTGGTCGCCGCAGGCACCGACGACGGGCGCCTGTACGTATGGGACATGCGCAGCGGTGCACTCGTGTGCTCGTTCGAGGCGCACTACCGCGCCCTCCGCTGCCTCCGCTTctttgacgacgacgcagCGCTCGTGTCGGCCAGCGACGACGGGCGCGCATGCGTATGGAGCACGCCGGGCctcgcgcgctgcaccgacCTCGCGGGGGGGCGTGCGAATGTCCCGACAGCCTACGCGACGCTCACAGACCACACACTGCCAATCACCGacgtgcacgtcgcgggACGCTTCCCGGAAAGCGCCGTCGTGTGGACCGCCAGCGCCGATGCCTCGGTCAAGCTCTGggacctgcgcacgcgccgcctcaaGAGCACCTTTACGCTCCCGGGGCCGgtggccgcgctcgccatcgacccgctcgagcgcttctTCTTTGCAAGCCTCCACGGCACGGCCAAGGCGTACCGTGTCGAGCTCTATACCAACGACCCCGGCGCATGGCACGCCCGGGGCGGACGCGGGGCGGAGGGCGCCTCGGACACGATCtccgccgagcacgcccacgttctcctcgccgagcccaTCACCGCCATGGCACTCAcgcaggcggcgtcgcACATTGCCCTCGGCACACAGAACGGCCAGGTGCACATTGTCGACGTAACGACGCTCCAGGTAGTCCGCGTGCTGCacgccagcgcctcgctcgccgccgcgcccaaCACGCCCGTGACCAACATTTTGTCGATGCCGCGACCGCCggacctcgtcggcgcagcgcagctgcgtgcgaaAAAGAGCCGCGATGAGACGAGCCCGTacgtcgcgtcgctgcctgcgcgccctgtcgcgcagcagttTGCACgtacgctcggcgcgccgatggacgcgccgagcgtcttggtgcgcatcggcgacggcgcaggcaccgcggcacgcgacgtgcacacctacctcggcgccgaagcgccggccgaggcgccgcacgccgcggccagtgccgcgccgcggccggccgcggatccggcgcacgccgcgcgtgtgcagcagctcgaggacgagctgcggcgcgccaaggcgctcaaTGACGAAATGTGGCAGCATCTCGTCCAGGCAAacgtcgccgcgcatcgaTAG
- the PAM16 gene encoding mitochondrial import inner membrane translocase subunit TIM16 (EggNog:ENOG503P40W; COG:S; BUSCO:EOG09265M8S), whose protein sequence is MSLPRILAQIAFTGSRILGRAFAEAGRQAVRNVRAGQVEGAAPAGGKAGSAANAITLAHRMTLDEAKLILNVKNDISAAAMKKEGGVTEAIRSELGENYERLFKINAPPAPKGKEGGGSGSFYIQSKIVRARERIEEEWKLLEKAAEETAKP, encoded by the exons ATG TCTCTTCCGCGGATTCTCGCGCAGATTGCCTTCACAGGGAGCCGTATTTTGGGCCGCGCTTTTGCGGAGGCGGGCCGCCAGGCTGTGCGGA ACGTTCGTGCGGGTCAGGTCgaaggcgctgcgccggccggcggcaAGGCTGGGTCGGCTGCCAATGCGATtacgctcgcgcaccgtatgacgctcgacgaggcgaagcTCATTCTCAATGTCAAGAACGACATTTCGGCCGCCGCGATGAAGAAAGAGGGCGGCGTGACCGAGGCGATCcgcagcgagctcggcgagaacTACGAGCGGCTGTTCAAGATcaacgcgccgcctgcgcccaaAGGCAAGGAGGGCGGCGGGAGCGGCTCCTTCTACATCCAGAGCAAGAttgtgcgtgcgcgcgagcgcatcgaaGAGGAATGGAAACTCTTGGAAAAGGCTGCCGAGGAGACTGCAAAGCCATAG
- the CDC42 gene encoding Rho GTPase (EggNog:ENOG503NUXM; COG:U), whose translation MQTIKCVVVGDGAVGKTCLLISYTTNKFPSEYVPTVFDNYAVTVMIGEDPYTLGLFDTAGQEDYDRLRPLSYPQTDVFLVCFSVTSPASFENVREKWFPEVHHHCPGVPCLIVGTQVDLRDDAAVVEKLARQKQRPISVEMGERLARELGAVKYVECSALTQKGLKNVFDEAIVAALEPPVVRKKSKCAIL comes from the exons ATGCAGACGATCAAGTGTGTTGTTGTGGGCGACGGTGCGGTCGGCAAG ACGTGCCTGTTGATTTCGTACACTACCAACAAGTTTCCGTCGGAATATGTGCCTACG GTGTTTGATAACTATGCCGTGACGGTCATGATCGGCGAGGACCCGTACACActcggcctctttgacACGGCCGGTCAGGAGGACTACGACCGCCTCCGTCCGCTGTCCTACCCGCAGACGGACGTGTTCCTGGTGTGCTTCTCGGTGACGTCGCCTGCTTCGTTCGAGAACGTCCGGGAAAAGTGGTTCCCGGAGGTGCACCACCACTGCCCGGGCGTGCCGTGCCTCATTGTCGGCACGCAGGTCGACCTGCGTGACGacgccgccgtcgtcgaAAAGCTTGCGCGGCAGAAGCAGCGGCCCATCTCGGTCGAGATGGGAGAGCgtctggcgcgcgagctcggcgcggtgaaGTATGTCGAGTGCTCGGCGCTCACCCAGAAGGGCCTCAAGAATGTCTTTGACGAGGCCATCGTGGCCGCGCTAGAGCCTCCGGTCGTTCGGAAAAAG TCCAAATGCGCCATCCTCTAA
- the ASN1 gene encoding asparagine synthase (glutamine-hydrolyzing) (EggNog:ENOG503NVCE; BUSCO:EOG09261145; MEROPS:MER0034539; COG:E): protein MCGILACIHHPNAQAYRPKMLNLSRTIRHRGPDWSGCVVVDEPDKQEPERGSILCHERLAIVGVDSGAQPLVSDDGKIFLCVNGEIYNHRQLRKSLKDQSVEFKTQSDCEVIMYLYREHGTDFVNMLDGMFSFVLLDTSVTPHRVVTARDPIGITTLYYGRSFTYPGALYFASELKAIATECERVDTFPPGNFYDSARAAGQEMVRYFQPTWWNTDSGAPPSNAAELSLIRETLEKAVRKRLMSEVPYGVLLSGGLDSSLIATIAARETEKQAKLQQEKAVELHEQKSKVRRTDRAADKAGDDEMLAAWPRLHSFSIGLPGSPDLIAAREAAEFLGTIHHEYTFSVQEGLDALSDVVYHLETYDVTTVRASTPMYLLSRKIKAIGVKMVLSGEGSDEIFGGYLYFHAAPDKESFHQECVKRVKNLHTADCLRANKSTMAWGLEARVPFLDKEFLEVCMNIDAAEKEFSKGAHQTKDSDGRPHMEKYILRKAFDCNPDEIEAGKKLPDARPYLPEKILWRQKEQFSDGVGYSWIDGMKEHAEKTISDEKFAERASRYPVDTPETKEAYLIRELFEHWFPTDAAARTAVRWVPRGDWGCSSDPSGRSVAIHDAAYKD from the coding sequence ATGTGTGGTATTCTGGCGTGCATTCACCACCCCAATGCGCAGGCGTACAGGCCAAAGATGCTGAACCTTTCGCGCACCATCCGCCACCGCGGTCCCGACTGGTCGGGCTGTGTGGTGGTGGATGAGCCGGACAAGCAGGAGCCGGAGCGTGGCAGCATTCTGTGCCACGAGCGTCTTGCGATTGTCGGTGTGGACTCGggcgcgcagccgctcgtGAGCGACGACGGCAAGATCTTTCTGTGTGTGAACGGTGAGATTTACAACCACcgccagctgcgcaagtCGCTCAAGGACCAGTCGGTGGAGTTCAAGACGCAGTCCGACTGCGAGGTGATCATGTACCTCTACCGCGAGCACGGCACGGACTTTGTCAACATGCTTGACGGCATGTTCTCGTTCGTGCTCCTGGATACCTCGGTCACGCCCCACCGCGTCGtcacggcgcgcgaccCGATCGGCATCACGACACTGTACTACGGCCGCTCCTTTACCTACCCCGGCGCGCTGTACTTTGCCTCGGAGCTCAAGGCGATCGCGACCGAGTGCGAGCGCGTGGACACCTTCCCCCCCGGTAACTTTTACgacagcgcacgcgctgccgGCCAGGAGATGGTGCGCTACTTCCAGCCGACGTGGTGGAACACGGACAGCGGAGCGCCACCGTCCAACGCTGCCGAGCTCTCGCTGAtccgcgagacgctcgaaaaggcggtgcgcaagcgcctcatGAGCGAGGTGCCGTACGGTGTGCTGCTCAGCGGCGGTCTCGACTCTTCGCTCATTGCCACGatcgctgcgcgcgagacCGAGAAGCAGGCcaagctgcagcaggaAAAGGCCGTGGAACTGCACGAGCAAAAGAgcaaggtgcgccgcaccgaccgcgcggccgacaaggccggcgacgacgagatgcTTGCCGCGTGGCCGCGCCTGCACTCCTTCTCGATCGGTCTCCCCGGCTCGCCGGATCTGattgcggcgcgcgaggcggccgagttCCTCGGCACGATCCACCACGAGTACACCTTTTCGGTGCAAGAGGGTCTCGATGCGCTGTCGGACGTGGTGTACCACCTGGAGACCTACGACGTGACGAcggtgcgtgcgtcgaCGCCCATGTACCTCCTCTCGCGCAAGATCAAGGCGATTGGTGTCAAGATGGTGCTCTCTGGTGAGGGCTCGGACGAGATCTTCGGCGGCTACCTCTACTtccacgccgcgcccgacAAGGAGTCCTTCCACCAGGAGTGTGTGAAGCGCGTCAAGAACCTGCACACGGCCGACTGCCTGCGTGCGAACAAGTCGACGATGGCGTGGGgtctcgaggcgcgtgtgCCCTTCCTGGACAAGGAGTTCCTCGAGGTGTGCATGAACATTGACGCTGCCGAGAAGGAGTTCTCCAAGGGCGCGCACCAGACCAAGGACAGCGACGGCCGTCCCCACATGGAAAAGTACATTCTGCGCAAGGCGTTTGACTGCAACCccgacgagatcgaggcggGGAAGAAGCtgcccgacgcgcgcccCTACCTCCCCGAAAAGATCCTCTGGCGCCAGAAGGAGCAGTTCAGCGACGGTGTCGGCTACTCCTGGATCGACGGCATGAAGGAGCACGCGGAAAAGACGATCAGCGACGAAAAgtttgccgagcgtgcgagCCGCTACCCCGTGGACACGCCCGAGACGAAGGAGGCCTACCTCATCCGCGAGCTCTTTGAGCACTGGTTCCCGAcggatgcggcggcgcgcacggctgTGCGGTGGGTGCCCCGCGGCGACTGGggctgctcgagcgaccCGTCGGGCCGCAGTGTCGCGATTCACGATGCAGCGTACAAGGACTAA
- a CDS encoding uncharacterized protein (TransMembrane:4 (o70-89i109-126o163-181i201-220o); EggNog:ENOG503PKIC), translated as MSEPEAWRAALVRGATWVQTGSAATLGSVLVTHLAAPVVAGLVGPAGLDRANQTMLLGRVYYQSPMLEPVVVWGALGAHLLSSIVRRALMRHAKSKGAWDVRRWTWGQWHSAAGFVLAPVLLLHVWTNRVAPATAAAPIAALSPSELDMAYVGFGLTDVRYRAVSWGAYTLLIASTAVHWLGGAPKMARRLGRKAVSPRAAAYAALGLGVLLALGTSAIARDGVDGVGAAMLERIHASYAQVYRV; from the exons ATGAGCGAGCCGGAagcgtggcgcgcggcgctcgtgcgggGCGCGACGTGGGTGCAAACCGGGAgtgccgcgacgctcggcagcgtgctTGTTACGCACCTGGCCGCGCCGGTAGTCGCTGGCCTCGTGGGCCCGGCCGGCCTCGATAGGGCGAACCAGACGATGCTCCTCGGCCGGGTGTACTACCAAAGCCCCATGCTGGAGCCGGTCGTGGTGTGgggcgcgctcggtgcgcacctGCTCTCGTCGattgtgcgccgcgcgctcatGCGCCATGCCAAGTCAAAAGGGGCGtgggacgtgcgccgctggacGTGGGGCCAGTggcacagcgccgcgggctTTGTCCTCGCCCCGGTGCTCCTCCTCCACGTCTGGACGAACCGCGTGGCGcccgcgacggccgcggcgcccatcgcggcgctctcgcCGTCGGAGCTCGATATGGCGTACGTAGGTTTCGGCCTCACCGACGTGCGGTACCGCGCCGTGTCGTGGGGCGCCTATACCCTGCTCATTgcctcgacggccgtgcactggctcggcggcgcgccaaagatggcgcgccgcctcgggcgcaaAGCCgtctcgccgcgcgccgccgcgtacgccgcgctgggccTCGGCGTACTCTTGGCGCTCGGGACAAGTGCGATTGcacgcgacggcgtcgacggcgtcggcgcggcgatgctcgaacgc ATTCACGCATCCTACGCACAAGTATATAGGGTATAA
- a CDS encoding uncharacterized protein (COG:S; EggNog:ENOG503P7ET), whose amino-acid sequence MADLGAVQTAWAAWDDAPVAATARAAVDAAQVYARVVASGAQADAEALWTWLGQRWAQWQAYDAQHRADASYADKEIRELAADGMRALLGVARNSASQASHAATILRHWSEVCGVMSYLLLFENMVDPTLIPVVRVLAQLLANAVTSDLALQQIVWDLHVLGKQAQSPDALVRLMSSSDARTVLAASVLLLNCVDTALEEELNGSMTTPPQKVSFALDLVQTPQGIKIMETVIMVYDAALISDPSKGGSVQTMAQETVDVITSIVQRLMRCGHFGKLLLNMRPTSGGEPHVSTSQVTLLHILAACLESRLERCKGEQHTHRISSRMLSKVMQKSERYMNSMVPLLSVFRDVAHYTIQTMKEHVDGRGVVDFRGLIRAHMALLAALQCLHLSGMCGQEDVARRETTGNTQFLARLRSPDDKIVETCVTLLHEVNRFFPAQSPFQTSGKRSQEEETGSVKAKKTDKTVPDMVDGEHGMPDGKMDDMRDDTRDGHADGHADGEPAADGHAGAHAVDDDAHGAHAADGPSDMRDGTPNKVAMRSDAGAGASTQPSAAPLPDGHVPTPNLMSHPVTDSRPALHRLKCSVLQLIGTIVYEPPGMPRLAEVTALQDHIREYAIFTLRYLLAQNPASQRLVAELRPIQPNDGAARTDRPPLAGAEDVPMPTASGAAALQ is encoded by the exons ATGGCGGACCTGGGGGCTGTACAAACAGCCTGGGCGGCGTGGGACGATGCGCCTGTAGCCGCCacagcacgcgccgcagtcgacgcggcgcaggtgtACGCGCGTGTGGtcgccagcggcgcacaggccgatgccgaggcgctctggACGTggctcggccagcgctgGGCCCAGTGGCAAGCGTACGATGCACAGCACCGCGCAGATGCTTCGTACGCCGACAAAGAAATACGTGAGCTGGCTGCAGATGGgatgcgcgcgctgctcggcgtcgctcggAACTCGGCGTCGCAGGCGAGCCATGCTGCGACAATTTTGCGGCACTGGAGCGAGGTGTGTGGCGTGATGAGCTACCTGCTGCTCTTTGAGAACATGGTCGATCCGACACTTATTCCTGTGGTGCGCGTCCTGGCGCAACTGCTCGCAAATGCGGTGACGAGCGACTTGGCTTTGCAGCAGATCGTGTGGGACTTGCACGTTTTGGGAAAGCAAGCGCAGAGCCCGGATGCTCTCGTGCGGCTCatgtcgagcagcgacgcacgcacAGTACTCGCTGCATCCGTGCTCCTGCTGAACTGTGTCGATACGGCGCTCGAAGAGGAGCTCAACGGCTCCAtgacgacgccgccgcaaaAAGTCTCCTTTGC cctcgacctcgtgcAGACCCCGCAGGGCATCAAGATCATGGAGACAGTGATTATGGTGTACGACGCGGCACTCATTTCCGACCCTTCCAAGGGGGGAAGCGTGCAGACCATGGCTCAAGAGACCGTGGATGTGAT TACCTCGATCGTGCAGCGTCTCATGCGCTGCGGGCACTTTGGCAAGCTACTGCTTAACATGCGCccgacgagcggcggcgagccgcacgTCAGCACGAGCCAGGTGACGCTCTTGCACATTCTCGCCGCCTGCCTCGAGTCGCGACTCGAGCGGTGCAAGGGCGAGCAACACACGCATCGCATCTCTTCTCGCATGCTCAGCAAAGTGATGCAAAAATCAGAGCGGTACATGAACTCGATGGTGCCGCTTCTCTCCGTCTTTCGCGACGTGGCTCACTATACCATTCAAACGATGAaggagcacgtcgacggaCGGGGCGTCGTCGACTTTCGGGGATTGATTCGCGCGCACATGGCACTTCTGGCGGCACTCCAGTGCCTGCATCTCAGCGGCATGTGCGGCCAGGAGGACGTGGCTCGCCGCGAGACGACCGGAAATACACAGTTCCTCGCGCGACTGCGGTCGCCCGACGACAAGATCGTCGAGACGTGCGTTA CGCTCCTGCACGAAGTCAACCGCTTCTTTCCCGCCCAGTCGCCGTTCCAGACCAGTGGAAAGCGGTCGCAGGAGGAAGAGACGGGTAGCgtcaaggccaagaagaCGGACAAGACGGTGCCTGACATGGTGGACGGGGAGCACGGCATGCCGGATGGCAAGATGGACGATATGCGGGACGATACACGCGACGGGCATGCCGACGGGCATGCCGACGGAGAaccggccgccgacgggCATGCCGGAGCacacgccgtcgacgacgatgcACACGGAGCCCACGCTGCCGACGGCCCAAGCGACATGCGCGACGGCACACCCAACAAGgtcgcgatgcgctccgacgccggcgccggcgccagcACTCAGCCATCCGCCGCCCCGCTCCCGGACGGCCACGTTCCCACGCCCAACCTGATGTCCCACCCCGTCACTGATTCCCGCCCGGCACTCCACCGCCTCAAGTgcagcgtgctgcagctcatTGGCACGATCGTGTACGAGCCACCCGGCATGCcgcgccttgccgaggtgACCGCGCTCCAAGACC ACATCCGCGAATACGCCATATTTACGCTGCGCTACCTCCTTGCGCAGAACCCCGCATCGCAGCGGCTcgttgccgagctgcgcccgATCCAGCCgaacgacggcgcggcgcgtaccGATCGTCCGCCGCTggcgggcgccgaggatgtgccgatgccgacggCCAGTGGAGCGGCCGCATTGCAGTAA
- the SIP5 gene encoding SNF1-interacting protein (COG:O; EggNog:ENOG503NWJ5), protein MIRAVVDRGVTPPRGIGASAPNERAKPTIPSNTRVDGGYVVSQGVYSTAPTYDKQIVRELIVQRRLAPFFPAVDEEENASECPICFLCFPTQLNRSRCCLQPICTECFVQIQRVDPTHSMPPSSQPAMCPFCVAPEFGVVYDPPQASDASARPQQKQEAEEAIERAATAIGTGGASAGQRTSYGPDHPRVVLVDEVHPDWQSKLNAALAVQARQANRRVIMRQVGDRLVPIGVSSSRTGESLANAVSQNARLGHNGPGGSIILNEDAHVRDLELDGASTRTPNALQRGIAARFRGGERRPQIGDSMARTMLQLSPQEMEQIILNETLRLSLREHEATQRRGTQNDAASTRSGSPTQSRSNRNSPEQRRPRMSLDLSRFTRSSTEQPRTSRMSSDTSRSARNSPESQRSVPIPESQVRAPEPEPEPEPEPEPEPEPSVPAVQRQSVPALAPVSEPAPEPVPSARSHSVSATPADRPVAAAPPPTGAPSFLANYSLAPAATPTQASHPFPTRSYDTSPISSIAPSSPAPSAPASPFPQTLPGGAPRTPTAPSAAAPVTPDQTRPRTASNTPVHLSKTILQDLQELSGAPPAPRTPSTNPFRR, encoded by the coding sequence ATGATTCGAGCAGTGGTCGACCGTGGTGTGACCCCACCAcgcggcatcggcgcgtctgcgccgaACGAGCGCGCAAAGCCGACGATTCCCTCGAATACCCGTGTCGATGGAGGGTACGTCGTGAGCCAGGGCGTGTACAGTaccgcgccgacgtacgACAAGCAgatcgtgcgcgagctgattgtccagcgccgcctcgcacCGTTCTTCCCGGCGGTGGACGAGGAAGAAAATGCAAGCGAGTGCCCTATCTGCTTCCTGTGCTTTCCCACCCAGCTCAACCGGTCCCGCTGCTGCCTCCAGCCGATCTGCACCGAGTGCTTCGTGCAGATCCAGCGCGTGGACCCAACACACAGCATGCCGCCCTCGTCGCAGCCGGCCATGTGCCCGTtctgcgtcgcgcccgagtTTGGCGTGGTGTACGACCCACCGCAGGCGAGCGatgcctcggcgcggccacAGCAAAAGCAAGAGGCCGAAGAGGCAATCGAACGCGCTGCTACGGCGATTGgcacgggcggcgcgtcggccggaCAGCGCACGTCGTACGGGCCGGACCATCCCCGCGTCGTGTTGGTCGATGAGGTGCACCCCGACTGGCAGTCCAAGCTcaatgcggcgctcgcagtgcaggcgcgccaggcgaaCCGCCGCGTGATCATGCGCcaggtcggcgaccgcctcgTACCGATCGGCGTATCGTCCTCGCGCACAGGCGAGAGCCTGGCCAACGCCGTGAGCCAAAACGCACGGCTGGGGCACAATGGGCCGGGTGGGAGCATCATTCTCAACGAAGACGCACACGTGCGcgacctcgagctcgacggcgcgtcgacacGGACACCGAATGCGCTACAGCGcggcatcgccgcgcgcttccGCGGCGGTGAGCGCCGGCCGCAGATCGGTGACTCGATGGCACGCACCATGCTCCAACTTTCGCCCCAAGAAATGGAGCAGATTATCCTGAACGAAACGCTGCGTctctcgctgcgcgagcacgaggcgacgcagcgccgcggtaCACAAAACGATGCCgcatcgacacgctcggGATCGCCGACGCAGTCGCGCTCGAACCGCAACTCGCCAGAgcagcgccggccgcgcatGTCGCTCGACCTTTCGCGCTTtacgcgctcctcgaccgagCAGccacgcacgtcgcgcatgtCGTCTGATACGTCGCGGTCCGCACGCAACTCGCCCGAAAGCCAGCGGAGCGTGCCGATCCCCGAAAGCCAGGTCAGagcgcccgagcccgaaCCCGAGCCCGAACCCGAGCCCGAacccgagcccgagccgagTGTGCCGGCCGTCCAGCGCCAGAGCGTGCCTGCCCTTGCCCCCGTCTCGGAGCCGGCTCCAGAGCCAGTACCCTCGGCGCGTTCGCATAGCGTGTCGGCAACGCCCGCCGACCGGccggtggcggcggcgccgccgccgaccggTGCGCCGTCGTTCTTGGCCAACTATTCACTGGCGCCTGCTGCGACGCCCACGCAGGCCAGCCATCCCTTCCCTACACGTTCCTATGATACATCTCCGATCTCCTCGatcgcgccgtcgtcccCGGCTCCCAGCGCACCTGCTAGTCCCTTCCCCCAGACGCtgcccggcggcgctccgcgcaCGCCCACGGCTCCGtctgcggccgcgcctgTGACGCCCGACCAGACGCGCCCACGCACCGCGTCCAACACGCCCGTGCACCTTTCCAAGACGATCTTACAAGATTTGCAAGAGCTCTCCGGGGCGCCACCGGCCCcccgcacgccgagcaccaaCCCCTTCCGCCGGTAG